The following are from one region of the Patescibacteria group bacterium genome:
- a CDS encoding peptidoglycan bridge formation glycyltransferase FemA/FemB family protein yields MKISNIAEQKAWNCFIAGNCPAEFLESWEWGEFQKEAGSKVIRLSAENDKGAAACATFIKKKLFLGKSYFYCPRGPVSCGNKEADGLLFHEIKKIAEKEKAIFLRFEPSGNLKAEGLGVPVLRTIDVQPSKTLILDLSKSEENMLGEMHQKTRYNIRLAEKKGVKVKELGMENFEDFWKLMNETRDRDGFRLHGRNYYSKMLECAGCGGAGLKKNEMAVKMFAAEYQGKIISVNLIGFFGDTVTYMHGASSDEYRNVMAPYLLQWHLIKLAKNLGYKYYDFYGIDEKKWPGVTRFKKGFGGKEVSYPGTFDLIFDKAWYNCYIIFRKLRRLA; encoded by the coding sequence ATGAAAATTTCAAATATTGCCGAACAAAAAGCATGGAACTGTTTTATTGCCGGAAATTGTCCGGCCGAGTTTTTGGAGTCTTGGGAGTGGGGAGAATTCCAAAAAGAGGCTGGTTCCAAAGTAATCAGGCTTAGCGCGGAAAACGATAAAGGCGCGGCCGCCTGCGCGACCTTCATTAAAAAAAAATTGTTTTTGGGAAAAAGTTATTTCTACTGCCCCCGCGGACCGGTGTCTTGCGGCAATAAGGAAGCGGATGGACTGCTTTTTCATGAAATAAAAAAAATTGCTGAAAAAGAAAAGGCAATTTTTTTACGTTTTGAGCCCAGCGGCAATTTAAAAGCGGAAGGCCTGGGGGTGCCGGTTTTAAGGACAATTGACGTCCAGCCTTCAAAAACTTTGATTCTCGACTTGTCGAAAAGCGAAGAAAATATGCTGGGCGAAATGCACCAAAAGACCCGTTATAACATCCGGCTGGCGGAAAAAAAGGGGGTGAAAGTGAAAGAGCTGGGAATGGAAAATTTTGAAGATTTTTGGAAATTAATGAACGAAACCAGGGATAGGGACGGTTTTCGTCTGCATGGCAGAAATTATTATTCGAAAATGCTCGAATGCGCCGGATGCGGCGGCGCGGGTTTGAAAAAAAATGAAATGGCCGTAAAAATGTTCGCGGCGGAATATCAAGGCAAGATTATTTCCGTTAACTTAATCGGCTTCTTCGGAGATACGGTTACCTATATGCACGGCGCTTCGTCTGACGAATATCGGAACGTCATGGCACCGTATTTGCTCCAATGGCATTTGATTAAGCTGGCAAAAAATCTAGGATATAAATATTATGACTTTTACGGGATTGATGAAAAAAAGTGGCCCGGAGTAACGCGGTTTAAAAAGGGGTTTGGCGGAAAGGAAGTTAGTTATCCGGGAACTTTTGACCTGATTTTTGATAAAGCCTGGTATAATTGCTATATTATTTTTAGGAAGCTTAGAAGATTAGCATAA
- the ruvA gene encoding Holliday junction branch migration protein RuvA, with the protein MISYLKGKILAKGQGFVILEVNDVGYKIHVSPPIYAEMKNGGLMEFYIHEHVREDCLDLYGFKTFGEVEFFELLLSISGVGPKSALGVISIASPEEVKESICHGDPHLLTKVSGIGKKTAERIVLELRDKIAYLPAGNKQEAGAKADEIDALLALGYSLGQAREALKQVDTGIKESGERIRQALKKLGK; encoded by the coding sequence ATGATTTCATACTTAAAAGGAAAAATTTTAGCCAAAGGGCAAGGGTTTGTTATCCTGGAGGTAAACGATGTCGGCTACAAAATTCATGTAAGCCCGCCGATATACGCGGAAATGAAAAATGGCGGATTGATGGAATTTTATATCCACGAGCATGTCCGGGAAGACTGCCTGGATTTATACGGCTTTAAAACTTTCGGCGAAGTGGAGTTTTTCGAACTTCTCCTTTCCATCTCCGGCGTCGGCCCTAAATCGGCCCTGGGCGTTATTTCCATCGCTTCCCCCGAAGAAGTAAAAGAATCAATTTGCCACGGCGACCCGCATCTTTTGACTAAAGTTTCCGGCATCGGAAAAAAAACCGCTGAACGGATAGTCTTGGAATTGCGCGATAAAATTGCCTATCTGCCTGCGGGCAATAAACAAGAAGCCGGCGCCAAAGCGGACGAGATTGATGCATTACTGGCTTTAGGCTATAGTCTAGGCCAGGCGCGCGAAGCCTTGAAGCAAGTGGATACCGGGATAAAAGAATCGGGCGAGCGCATCCGCCAGGCTTTAAAAAAGCTGGGTAAATGA
- a CDS encoding U32 family peptidase, which translates to MKNGKLELIAPAGNLEKMKTAFAFGADAVYLGIPDFSLRARINDFDIKSILQAAAYAQKMDRKIYVTLNIFAYEAHFKKLPSYVRELKKINVDALIISDPGILAVVKKIWPGAVIHLSTQANCINSEAAKFWFGQGVSRVILGREASLEDIKKIKRAVPKLKLECFVHGAMCMAYSGRCFLSKYLSGRSANLGDCAQPCRWPYAVEDIGDGSMQKTITPNASDKSFDLIEENGYSYILNSKDLCLINYLDDLVKAGVSSFKIEGRTKSAYYIAAVVGAYKKALENLPDKKLAASLHRELEEKIYNRGFTTGFMFDEGKLAQNLKTSKEDCCWEFCGQVEKWIKSGHKYDVYVKVHNTLRTGEEIEIVGPIYDIMKIRIEKMREAESGKLIDEAHGGSDKVIVIKCENSIPQYSVIRRKI; encoded by the coding sequence ATGAAAAACGGTAAATTAGAATTAATCGCTCCGGCTGGGAATTTGGAAAAAATGAAAACGGCGTTCGCGTTCGGAGCGGACGCCGTTTATTTAGGCATCCCGGATTTTTCTTTGCGGGCGCGGATTAACGATTTTGATATAAAGTCAATCCTTCAGGCCGCGGCGTACGCGCAAAAGATGGACAGGAAGATTTACGTGACCTTAAATATTTTCGCCTATGAAGCGCATTTCAAAAAATTGCCTTCATACGTCCGTGAGTTAAAGAAAATTAATGTTGACGCCCTGATAATTTCCGATCCGGGCATTTTGGCCGTAGTAAAAAAAATTTGGCCCGGCGCTGTTATCCATCTATCCACCCAAGCTAACTGCATTAATAGCGAGGCGGCTAAATTTTGGTTTGGGCAAGGCGTAAGCCGGGTGATTTTAGGGAGGGAAGCCAGCCTGGAAGACATAAAAAAGATAAAAAGGGCTGTTCCGAAACTAAAGCTGGAATGCTTTGTCCATGGCGCGATGTGCATGGCCTATTCAGGCCGGTGTTTTTTGTCGAAATATTTGTCCGGCCGTTCGGCCAACCTGGGCGACTGCGCCCAGCCATGCCGCTGGCCGTATGCGGTAGAAGATATTGGGGATGGGAGTATGCAAAAAACCATCACTCCTAACGCGAGCGATAAAAGTTTTGATCTTATAGAAGAAAATGGTTATTCGTATATTTTGAATTCAAAAGATTTATGCCTGATAAATTATCTGGATGATTTAGTTAAGGCGGGTGTAAGCTCATTTAAAATAGAAGGCCGGACGAAAAGCGCATACTATATCGCGGCTGTTGTCGGCGCTTATAAAAAAGCTTTGGAAAACCTGCCGGACAAAAAGCTGGCCGCTAGCCTGCATCGCGAGCTAGAGGAAAAAATATATAATCGCGGATTTACAACCGGGTTTATGTTTGACGAAGGGAAGCTGGCGCAAAACCTTAAAACCTCTAAGGAGGATTGTTGCTGGGAGTTTTGCGGGCAGGTGGAAAAATGGATAAAAAGCGGGCATAAATACGATGTTTATGTAAAAGTCCATAATACCTTGCGTACTGGCGAAGAGATTGAAATTGTAGGCCCGATTTATGATATAATGAAAATAAGAATTGAAAAAATGCGGGAAGCGGAAAGCGGCAAATTGATTGACGAAGCCCACGGGGGCAGTGATAAGGTAATTGTCATAAAGTGCGAAAACAGCATTCCTCAATATAGCGTTATAAGGCGGAAAATATGA
- a CDS encoding aminopeptidase, with product MAKKDYKKIEEQLKLERRNAWNVWDEKVKKEAFSFAEGYKKFLSQVKTEREAVVYGIKAAKAAGFRDIKEMKSLKTGDKVYAVNRGRNLFLARIGKKPLAGGLRMLMSHVDAPHLDLKITPLYEDENVAFLKTHYYGGIKKYQWPTIALALHGVVHLENGKDVEIVIGEKESDPVFMITDLLPHLDRAGGPGTAPKNREVRGEDLNLVIGSLPVKDEKIKEKVKLAILEHLYSEYGIIEEDLTSAELQVVPAEKARDLGFDRSMVSGFGQDDRSCSYGIFQSMLDSGPAGQTQIMVWTEREEIGSEGNTGARSYAFESFVLEISRLAEKKTSMEEIYNIFSESQAVSADVTAAVDPDYKDVFDLRNAQRLGSGVVIEKYTGAGGKYSTSEASAKFIQELRAIFRKNKNIVYQIGGGIGKVDTGGGGTIAKFLANRNMEVVDMGIPLFNMHAPLEISSKGDLYCSYLAYKAFLEA from the coding sequence ATGGCAAAAAAAGATTATAAGAAAATTGAAGAACAATTAAAACTGGAGCGCCGGAATGCTTGGAATGTTTGGGATGAAAAAGTAAAAAAGGAAGCATTCTCCTTCGCCGAAGGCTATAAGAAATTTTTAAGCCAGGTGAAAACCGAGCGGGAGGCGGTCGTTTATGGAATTAAGGCGGCCAAAGCCGCCGGGTTTCGCGATATCAAGGAAATGAAGAGCCTTAAGACCGGGGATAAGGTGTACGCCGTTAACCGCGGCCGGAATCTATTTTTGGCCCGGATAGGAAAAAAACCTTTAGCCGGCGGTTTGAGAATGTTAATGTCCCATGTTGACGCTCCGCACCTTGATTTGAAAATTACTCCGCTGTACGAAGATGAAAACGTGGCCTTTTTAAAGACTCATTACTACGGCGGAATAAAAAAATATCAGTGGCCGACTATCGCCCTGGCTTTGCACGGCGTCGTGCATTTGGAAAACGGGAAAGACGTGGAAATCGTGATTGGCGAGAAGGAAAGTGATCCGGTGTTTATGATTACCGACCTTTTGCCCCACCTGGACCGGGCCGGCGGACCGGGAACAGCGCCAAAAAACCGGGAAGTGCGGGGGGAGGATTTGAATTTGGTAATTGGCAGTTTGCCGGTTAAGGACGAGAAGATAAAAGAAAAAGTGAAACTGGCGATTTTAGAGCATTTATACAGCGAATACGGAATCATTGAAGAAGATTTAACCAGCGCCGAGCTTCAGGTCGTTCCTGCGGAAAAAGCCCGCGATTTGGGCTTTGACCGGTCGATGGTCTCCGGCTTTGGCCAGGATGACCGCTCCTGCTCCTACGGCATTTTCCAGTCCATGCTAGATTCCGGCCCGGCCGGCCAGACCCAGATAATGGTTTGGACCGAGCGCGAGGAGATTGGGTCGGAAGGAAATACCGGCGCTAGGTCGTATGCCTTTGAATCTTTTGTTTTAGAAATTTCGCGGCTGGCGGAAAAAAAGACCAGTATGGAGGAAATCTATAATATTTTTTCAGAAAGCCAGGCAGTGTCCGCCGACGTGACGGCCGCGGTTGATCCCGATTACAAAGACGTTTTTGATTTAAGAAATGCCCAAAGGCTGGGATCCGGCGTGGTTATTGAAAAATATACTGGCGCCGGCGGCAAGTATTCGACCTCCGAGGCTTCAGCCAAATTCATCCAGGAGCTCCGGGCGATTTTCAGGAAAAATAAAAATATCGTCTACCAAATCGGCGGCGGAATCGGGAAAGTCGATACCGGCGGCGGCGGAACGATCGCCAAATTTTTGGCTAACCGGAATATGGAGGTTGTGGATATGGGCATTCCGCTTTTTAACATGCACGCGCCGCTAGAGATCTCTTCCAAAGGCGATTTATATTGCTCGTACTTGGCTTATAAGGCATTTTTAGAAGCATAA
- a CDS encoding serine hydrolase, which translates to MFLENFKEKIVKIISVRRNLAIIALALFFIGLGAGWTLRQVLRKGAVEISKFEMRESGYKFINPLLECEYGEELFSANFKKPVRDIEEAIKHTVEVNKVKEASVYYRDLNNGPWFGYNIEAKFSPASLLKVPIMIAYYKKAEDNPEALKKKIKYKKLENGVPQDIKPEVELKEGEEYTADELIENMIVYSDNNCADLLLKNIDKNFLIKVYKDLGVAVPRDAEPENFMTVREYAYFFRTLYNSSYLEREMSEKALEVLSRTKFGNGIRSGLPAGVLVAHKFGERKIITGEEEAAQLHDCGIIYFPKHNYLLCVMTRGQDFKTLEGLIGKISDIVYDEVTK; encoded by the coding sequence CGGGCTGGACGCTTAGGCAGGTGCTTAGGAAAGGTGCCGTCGAAATTTCAAAATTTGAGATGCGCGAGAGCGGCTATAAGTTTATTAACCCTCTTTTAGAATGTGAATACGGCGAGGAACTATTCTCCGCCAACTTTAAAAAACCGGTGAGGGATATTGAGGAAGCTATAAAGCATACCGTTGAGGTAAACAAAGTAAAAGAAGCCTCGGTGTATTACCGGGATTTAAATAACGGACCCTGGTTCGGTTATAACATTGAAGCGAAGTTTTCTCCGGCCAGCCTGTTGAAGGTGCCGATTATGATTGCCTACTATAAAAAGGCTGAAGATAACCCGGAAGCGCTGAAGAAGAAAATCAAATATAAGAAACTTGAAAATGGAGTGCCCCAGGACATAAAGCCTGAAGTAGAGCTAAAGGAAGGAGAGGAATATACAGCTGATGAATTGATAGAAAACATGATAGTATATTCCGATAATAACTGCGCCGACCTGCTTTTAAAGAATATTGACAAAAATTTCCTGATAAAGGTATATAAAGATTTGGGAGTGGCGGTACCGAGGGATGCGGAGCCCGAAAATTTTATGACCGTAAGAGAGTATGCTTATTTTTTCAGGACTTTGTATAATTCATCCTATCTCGAACGGGAAATGTCCGAAAAGGCGCTGGAAGTCCTTTCCAGAACAAAATTCGGCAACGGAATTCGGAGCGGATTGCCGGCCGGGGTTCTTGTAGCCCATAAGTTTGGCGAAAGGAAAATAATAACCGGAGAAGAAGAGGCCGCCCAGCTTCACGATTGCGGCATTATATATTTCCCTAAGCATAATTACCTTCTTTGCGTTATGACCAGGGGGCAGGATTTTAAAACTCTTGAAGGCTTAATAGGCAAGATTTCAGATATCGTTTATGACGAAGTCACCAAGTAA